In the genome of Blastocatellia bacterium, one region contains:
- the speA gene encoding biosynthetic arginine decarboxylase, giving the protein MKNVTLDEVVQTYGVENWGAGYFEVNRKGHLAVRPAEGDPRSVDVKELIDHLVDQRRLQLPILLRFPQILTNQLKKLQRSFHEAAREFSYNGTHFGVFPMKVNPRREVVEEFLREGSKYNFGVECGSKAELYAALSLDQTPESLLICNGFKDEAFISLALMGVKIGKRVVIVVEKLNELKMIVRLAGETGVRPMVGLRAKLYAKGAGKWASSGGESAKFGLTPSEMLECIRLLREQGMEDTLKLLHFHIGSQITDIKRVKAAMKEAARVYSKIRQMKIDVEFLDIGGGLGVDYDGSKTTFESSVNYTTQEFANDVIYTIKSVCEDENVPEPNLVTESGRMMSAYHAVFVTSIRDEIETFADDQPEVNVTDDDPQVIIELKALYDDINAKNYREYYHDALDHKDELHTQFNLGLISLEDRAKGEVLFWEVCARASKFAQNVKVQEEEFEDLKKILASKYLCNFSVFRSAPDHWAIDQLFPIMPIHRLNEPPTDYATFVDITCDSDGHIDKFVDLKDVKEVLELHPFTGEPYYIAIFLVGAYQEVMGSFHNLFGQTNEAHVIIDTDGRYHITRLVQGARVGDMMTYARYDRGQAWDNFQRMTRARVAGGFLSQEEADVLVREYESDINRYTYLE; this is encoded by the coding sequence ATGAAAAATGTCACACTAGACGAGGTCGTGCAGACCTATGGTGTGGAGAATTGGGGGGCAGGATACTTTGAGGTAAACCGGAAAGGCCATCTGGCAGTACGCCCTGCCGAAGGCGATCCGCGCTCCGTCGATGTCAAAGAACTGATCGATCACCTTGTCGACCAACGCCGCTTGCAGCTCCCCATCCTGCTGCGCTTCCCGCAAATTCTTACGAACCAGCTGAAAAAATTGCAGCGCTCGTTTCACGAAGCGGCGCGCGAGTTCAGCTATAACGGCACCCACTTCGGCGTCTTCCCGATGAAGGTCAACCCGCGCCGCGAGGTCGTCGAAGAGTTCCTGCGCGAAGGCAGCAAGTACAACTTCGGCGTCGAGTGCGGCTCGAAGGCCGAGCTTTACGCCGCCCTCTCGCTCGACCAGACGCCGGAATCCTTGCTCATCTGCAACGGCTTCAAAGACGAAGCCTTCATCAGCCTGGCGCTGATGGGCGTCAAGATCGGCAAGCGCGTCGTCATCGTCGTCGAAAAGCTCAACGAGCTAAAAATGATCGTGCGGCTGGCCGGCGAGACCGGCGTGCGCCCGATGGTCGGCCTTCGCGCCAAGCTCTATGCCAAGGGCGCCGGCAAGTGGGCGTCGTCGGGCGGCGAATCCGCCAAGTTCGGATTGACGCCGTCGGAAATGCTCGAATGCATCCGCCTGCTGCGCGAGCAGGGCATGGAAGACACGCTCAAGCTGCTGCACTTTCACATCGGCTCGCAGATCACCGACATCAAGCGCGTCAAGGCGGCGATGAAAGAGGCGGCGCGCGTCTACTCAAAGATTCGCCAGATGAAGATCGATGTCGAATTCCTGGACATCGGCGGCGGCCTGGGCGTCGATTATGACGGCTCGAAGACGACCTTCGAGTCCTCTGTCAACTACACGACGCAGGAGTTCGCTAACGACGTCATCTACACGATCAAGTCGGTCTGCGAAGACGAGAACGTCCCGGAGCCGAACCTGGTGACCGAGAGCGGGCGCATGATGTCGGCCTATCACGCCGTCTTCGTCACGTCGATCCGCGACGAGATCGAAACCTTTGCCGACGACCAGCCCGAAGTCAACGTCACCGACGACGACCCGCAGGTGATCATCGAGCTGAAGGCGCTCTACGACGACATCAACGCCAAGAACTACCGCGAGTATTATCACGACGCGCTCGACCACAAGGACGAGCTGCACACGCAGTTCAATCTCGGGCTGATCAGTCTGGAAGACCGCGCCAAGGGCGAGGTGCTGTTCTGGGAAGTCTGCGCGCGGGCGTCGAAGTTCGCGCAGAACGTCAAGGTGCAGGAAGAAGAGTTCGAGGACCTGAAGAAGATTCTCGCCTCGAAGTACCTGTGCAACTTTTCGGTCTTCCGCTCGGCCCCCGATCACTGGGCCATCGATCAGCTGTTCCCCATCATGCCGATCCACCGGCTCAACGAGCCGCCGACGGATTACGCGACCTTCGTTGACATCACCTGTGACAGCGACGGCCACATCGATAAGTTCGTTGACCTCAAGGACGTCAAAGAGGTGCTGGAACTGCACCCGTTCACCGGCGAGCCGTATTACATCGCCATCTTTCTGGTCGGCGCTTATCAGGAAGTGATGGGCAGTTTTCACAACCTGTTCGGCCAGACCAATGAAGCGCACGTGATTATCGATACGGATGGCCGTTATCACATCACGCGACTGGTTCAGGGCGCGCGCGTCGGCGACATGATGACCTATGCGCGCTATGACCGAGGCCAGGCGTGGGACAACTTTCAGCGCATGACGCGGGCGCGCGTCGCCGGTGGATTCCTCAGCCAGGAGGAAGCCGACGTCCTCGTCAGAGAATACGAAAGTGACATCAATCGCTATACCTATCTTGAGTAA
- a CDS encoding sigma-70 family RNA polymerase sigma factor: MSQQGTEDITQLLIELSQGNRVKVDMLLPLIYDELRRLAVNYLRRERPDHTLQATALVHEAYLRLVDQTRVNWQNRAHFFGVAAQLMRRLLVDYARKHNAEKRGADFQKLTLDENIDSAVERSEQIVALDRALQALAAIDEQKARIVELRFFGGLTVEETAEVMGVTPITIKRHWRMAKAWLYGQMK, encoded by the coding sequence ATGAGTCAGCAAGGAACCGAAGACATCACGCAACTGTTGATCGAGCTATCGCAAGGCAACCGCGTCAAGGTGGATATGCTGCTGCCGCTCATCTATGACGAGTTGCGGCGGCTGGCCGTGAATTACCTGCGCCGCGAGCGCCCCGACCACACCCTGCAAGCGACCGCCCTGGTGCATGAAGCCTATTTGCGGCTCGTAGACCAGACGCGCGTCAACTGGCAAAACCGCGCGCATTTTTTCGGCGTCGCCGCCCAGCTTATGCGGCGGCTGCTGGTGGATTATGCGCGCAAGCATAACGCCGAAAAGCGCGGCGCCGATTTTCAGAAGCTGACGCTTGATGAGAACATAGATAGCGCCGTCGAGCGCAGCGAACAGATCGTCGCCCTCGACCGCGCGCTTCAAGCGCTGGCCGCGATAGACGAGCAGAAAGCGCGCATTGTCGAGCTGCGCTTTTTCGGCGGCCTAACGGTCGAAGAGACCGCCGAAGTGATGGGCGTGACGCCCATCACCATCAAGCGCCACTGGCGCATGGCTAAGGCGTGGCTCTACGGCCAGATGAAATAA
- a CDS encoding deoxyhypusine synthase family protein: protein MMRKQKSAKYLTNPTRPIQIDRDRSVAGILMKMEGAGFQARSLAESHNLWLDMLTDNSTVFLGLSGALVAAGMRRLISYLIKNHYVDVVVSTGANLFHDLHETLGRYHYQGADEWDDEELQDAQVGRFYDTLASEHEYREADEWVGNFANTVDHSRPYSTREFLHLLGRELSEIATEDGILTSAYKAKVPVFCPGIADSAIAVGVATSRINRKNPFQFDIVQDVVEAAQVVARSVNTSVVLFGGGPPKSFVHQVEVTAGMMKQGLRGHKYGIQIGLDLPESSATSTRSFEEAQTWGRIAKDAKTVSVLCDPTIAMPILVTALSQTGTKALKSRRRPQFNFGRDLSVTFGG, encoded by the coding sequence ATGATGAGAAAGCAAAAAAGCGCGAAGTACCTGACCAACCCAACGCGCCCGATCCAGATTGACCGTGACCGCTCGGTGGCGGGCATTCTGATGAAGATGGAAGGCGCGGGCTTTCAGGCGCGCTCACTGGCGGAATCGCACAACCTGTGGCTCGACATGCTGACGGACAACTCGACGGTCTTCCTCGGGCTGTCGGGGGCGCTGGTCGCCGCGGGCATGCGACGGCTGATCTCGTACTTGATTAAGAATCACTACGTTGATGTGGTCGTTTCGACCGGAGCCAACCTCTTCCACGACCTGCACGAAACGCTTGGGCGTTACCACTACCAGGGCGCCGACGAGTGGGACGACGAAGAGTTGCAGGACGCGCAGGTGGGGCGCTTCTACGACACACTGGCCAGCGAGCACGAGTACCGCGAGGCCGACGAGTGGGTTGGCAATTTCGCCAACACCGTGGACCATTCGCGCCCCTACTCGACGCGCGAGTTCCTGCACCTGCTGGGGCGCGAGCTGTCGGAGATCGCCACCGAAGACGGCATCCTGACGTCGGCTTACAAGGCCAAAGTGCCGGTCTTCTGTCCCGGCATTGCCGATTCGGCCATTGCCGTCGGGGTGGCGACTTCGCGCATCAACCGCAAGAACCCCTTCCAGTTCGACATCGTTCAGGACGTCGTCGAAGCGGCGCAGGTGGTGGCGCGCTCGGTCAATACCTCTGTGGTGCTGTTCGGCGGCGGCCCGCCCAAGAGCTTCGTGCATCAGGTCGAAGTGACGGCGGGGATGATGAAGCAGGGCTTGCGTGGTCACAAGTACGGCATCCAGATCGGCCTTGATCTGCCGGAGTCGAGCGCCACTTCGACGCGCAGCTTTGAAGAAGCGCAGACCTGGGGCCGCATCGCCAAAGATGCCAAGACCGTGTCGGTCTTGTGCGATCCGACGATTGCGATGCCCATACTGGTGACGGCGCTGTCGCAGACCGGCACTAAGGCGCTCAAGTCGCGCCGCCGCCCGCAGTTCAACTTCGGGCGCGACCTGTCTGTGACCTTCGGCGGCTAA
- a CDS encoding protein kinase: protein MTPERWRQVENVFQTALDLAPEERERYVTSVCADDEALKNEVAALLTQYERSGDLLTQTLSVPGGVHALAAILDAEHDPMLGQMVGAYRIEREVGRGGMGTVYEAVRADNVFRRRVAVKLVKRGMDTDFVLRRFRNERQILAALDHPNIARLLDGGTTQDGLPYFVMEFIEGRPLYAYCDAQGSTINERLKLFLSVCDAIRYAHHKQVIHRDIKPSNILVTDEGVPKLLDFGIAKLLDPELAAETVDMTMTAMRLMTPEYASPEQVRGDVVTPASDIYSLGVLLYELLSGHRPYQLKHRALHEVARVICEQEPFGMSASLTREANLVSSYADDSAGLDGLYRARNASLDALRRELSGDLERIVMKTLRKAPGERYQTAGELRDDITRYLEGRPVAAPPYVRAAATLTRITAKTRPDELSIAVLPFKLIGPRTGEDTGDEYLGIGLADALVTRLGNVRRFVVRPTSSVLAYSGGDTGDPLAAGIELNVNYIIDGNIRRAGDTLRVTVQLLQVREGAIRWAGRFDEKLMDVLRLEDSISEQVAGALIPQLTGEEQEQLARRGTEDAQAFEAYLRGRYYWHSLSEEGFAKAMREYHRAIALDPNYALAYTGIADYYIFVGIFGVLPFAECAAAAYEAAERAIELDPMLAEAYAALAFAMVCRDFDWQGAEAHYLRALELNPNNANAHTYYNFMLLQTGRFEESLVEVTRAIELDPVTPLTSMALAWHQYHSRHFDAAIETHRRLIQTEPHFAYQRAVFSWVLRCAGQHAEAIAQAERAVELAGNGQLYVAGLGMAYAGAGRVDEARARLAELLEMAQSYYVSPYFLAVIYAYLGETGAALAQIEEAVRIGDAWITWLVVDPQLDALRGEPRFQELARRTNNPATLRRPK from the coding sequence ATGACGCCGGAACGCTGGAGACAAGTCGAGAATGTTTTTCAAACGGCGCTCGACCTTGCGCCCGAAGAGCGCGAGCGTTACGTCACGAGTGTCTGCGCCGATGACGAGGCGTTGAAAAATGAAGTCGCCGCGCTGCTGACGCAGTACGAGCGCAGCGGCGACCTGCTGACTCAGACCCTGAGCGTGCCCGGCGGCGTCCATGCGCTGGCGGCAATCCTCGACGCCGAACATGACCCGATGCTCGGCCAGATGGTCGGCGCTTATCGTATTGAGCGCGAGGTCGGGCGCGGCGGCATGGGCACGGTCTACGAAGCGGTGCGCGCCGACAATGTCTTTCGCCGTCGCGTCGCCGTCAAGCTGGTCAAGCGCGGCATGGATACAGACTTCGTGTTGCGCCGCTTCCGCAACGAGCGCCAGATACTGGCGGCGCTCGATCACCCGAACATCGCCCGGCTTCTGGATGGCGGCACCACACAGGACGGCTTGCCTTACTTCGTCATGGAGTTCATCGAAGGCCGGCCGCTTTACGCTTACTGCGACGCGCAGGGCTCGACGATCAACGAGCGGCTCAAGCTTTTCCTCTCGGTCTGTGACGCCATCCGTTACGCGCATCACAAACAGGTCATCCACCGCGACATCAAACCGTCGAACATTCTCGTCACCGATGAGGGCGTGCCCAAGCTTCTGGATTTTGGCATCGCCAAGCTCTTAGACCCTGAGCTGGCCGCCGAGACCGTGGACATGACTATGACGGCGATGCGATTGATGACCCCCGAATACGCCAGCCCTGAACAGGTGCGCGGCGATGTGGTGACGCCGGCGAGCGATATCTACAGCCTCGGCGTGCTGCTCTACGAGCTGTTGTCAGGACACCGCCCTTATCAGTTGAAGCACCGCGCCCTGCACGAAGTGGCGCGCGTCATCTGCGAGCAGGAGCCGTTCGGAATGAGCGCCAGCCTGACGCGCGAAGCCAACCTGGTGTCGAGCTACGCGGACGACAGCGCCGGACTCGACGGCCTCTATCGGGCGCGCAACGCCAGTCTCGATGCCTTGCGCCGCGAGCTATCGGGCGACCTTGAGCGCATCGTCATGAAGACGCTCAGGAAAGCGCCCGGCGAGCGTTACCAGACGGCGGGCGAGCTGCGCGACGACATCACACGTTACCTCGAAGGACGCCCGGTCGCCGCGCCGCCTTATGTGCGGGCTGCGGCGACGCTGACGCGCATTACCGCAAAGACCCGGCCCGATGAGCTATCGATTGCCGTGCTGCCGTTCAAGCTGATCGGGCCGCGCACCGGCGAGGACACGGGCGACGAGTATCTCGGCATCGGTCTTGCCGACGCGCTGGTGACGCGGCTTGGCAACGTGCGCCGCTTCGTCGTCCGCCCGACCAGCAGCGTGCTGGCTTATAGTGGCGGCGACACCGGCGATCCGCTCGCCGCCGGCATCGAGCTGAATGTGAATTACATCATAGACGGCAACATTCGCCGCGCCGGCGATACCTTGCGCGTCACCGTGCAGCTCTTACAGGTGCGCGAAGGCGCGATCCGCTGGGCCGGGCGCTTCGACGAAAAGCTGATGGACGTGCTCAGGCTCGAAGATTCGATCTCCGAGCAGGTCGCCGGCGCATTGATCCCGCAACTGACCGGCGAAGAGCAAGAGCAATTGGCGCGGCGCGGGACCGAAGACGCGCAGGCGTTCGAGGCTTATCTGCGCGGGCGCTACTACTGGCACAGCCTGAGCGAAGAGGGCTTTGCCAAAGCCATGCGCGAGTATCACCGCGCCATTGCGCTCGACCCGAATTACGCGCTGGCCTACACAGGCATTGCCGACTATTACATCTTTGTCGGCATCTTCGGCGTGTTGCCATTTGCCGAATGCGCCGCCGCCGCTTACGAAGCCGCCGAGCGCGCCATCGAGCTGGACCCGATGCTGGCCGAGGCGTACGCGGCGCTGGCCTTCGCGATGGTCTGCCGCGACTTCGACTGGCAGGGGGCAGAGGCCCACTACCTCCGCGCCCTGGAACTGAACCCGAACAACGCCAACGCGCACACCTATTACAATTTCATGCTGCTGCAAACCGGGCGCTTTGAAGAGTCGCTCGTCGAAGTCACCCGCGCCATCGAACTCGACCCGGTGACGCCGCTGACCTCGATGGCGCTTGCCTGGCATCAATACCACTCGCGTCACTTCGACGCGGCCATCGAAACGCACCGCCGGCTGATTCAAACCGAGCCGCACTTCGCTTATCAGCGAGCCGTCTTTAGCTGGGTGCTGCGCTGTGCAGGCCAGCATGCGGAAGCCATCGCGCAGGCCGAGCGCGCCGTCGAGCTTGCCGGCAACGGGCAGCTCTATGTCGCCGGGCTCGGCATGGCCTACGCCGGGGCGGGCCGCGTTGACGAAGCGCGCGCCCGCCTGGCCGAGCTGTTGGAGATGGCGCAAAGCTATTACGTTTCGCCCTACTTCCTGGCGGTGATCTACGCCTATCTGGGCGAAACCGGCGCGGCGCTGGCGCAGATCGAAGAAGCGGTGCGCATCGGCGACGCCTGGATCACCTGGCTGGTGGTTGACCCGCAGCTTGACGCCTTGCGCGGCGAGCCGCGCTTTCAGGAGCTGGCCCGGCGGACGAACAACCCGGCGACCCTCCGGCGTCCAAAATAA